ACCGATTCCAGGTGCCCCGGGCCTAGGGTTCGATGTACCTCGATCGCTGCGCCGATTACGCGATGAGCCAATGCATCCACTTCTTCGCTCGGTTCCCGACTCATACTTCTTCCTTGGCGACCTCTCCCCACCCTTGGCTCCTTGGCGTTAAAAACCGATTCACCAAGACAAAATCACCTTCCCGCACTGCCCCGACAGCATCGCGTCGAAGCCTTGCTGGTAGTCGTCGACGCCGAAGCGATGAGTGATGACGGGGGTGAGGTCGAGGCCGGACTGCACCATCGATGCCATCTTGTACCAGGTCTCGTACATCTCTCGGCCGTAGATGCCCTTGATCGTGAGCATGTTGAAGACGACGGTGTTCCAGTCGATGGCCATGCCGGCTTCGGGGATGCCGAGGATGGAGATCTTCCCGCCGTGGGCCATGTTGGCGATCATGTCGGCAAACGCACGCGGGTTGCCGGACATCTCTAAACCGACGTCGAAGCCCTCGCGCATGCCGAGTGTTTTCTGTGTCTGCGCGATCGAGGTCTGTGCGACGTTGACGATATGCGTCGCTCCCATCGTCGCGGCGAGGTCGAGGCGGTAGTCGTTGACATCGGTGACGACGACATGCCTCGCGCCCGCGTGTTTGCAGATCGCCGCGGCCATGATGCCGATCGGGCCCGCGCCGGTGATGAGGACGTCCTCGCCCAGCAGGTCCCACTGCAGCGCGGTGTGCGTCGCGTTACCGAAGGGGTCGAAGATCGATGCGACGTCGCGGTCGATATCGCTGGGGTGCTCCCAGACGTTGGAGTAGGGGATCGCGATGTACTCGGCGAACGCACCCGTGCGGTTCACGCCGACGCCCTGGGTGTCCCGGCACAGGTGCCGCCGGCCGGCGAGGCAGTTGCGGCAGCGGCCGCAGATCACGTGACCCTCGCCGGACACGACCATGCCGGGCTTGAAGACGCTGACGTTGCTGCCGACTTCGACGATCTCGCCGACGAACTCGTGGCCGACGACCATCGGCACGGGGATCGTCTTGCTCGCCCAGGCGTCCCATTTGTAGATGTGCAGGTCGGTCCCGCAGATGCCGGTGCGGTCGACCTTGATGAGCACCTCGTTGATGCCGATCGTCGGCACGGGGACGTCCTGCATCCAGATGCCTTCTTCGGGCTTGGCTTTGACCAGGGCTTTCATCGTTTCAGGCATGGCG
The sequence above is a segment of the Phycisphaeraceae bacterium D3-23 genome. Coding sequences within it:
- the tdh gene encoding L-threonine 3-dehydrogenase, whose product is MPETMKALVKAKPEEGIWMQDVPVPTIGINEVLIKVDRTGICGTDLHIYKWDAWASKTIPVPMVVGHEFVGEIVEVGSNVSVFKPGMVVSGEGHVICGRCRNCLAGRRHLCRDTQGVGVNRTGAFAEYIAIPYSNVWEHPSDIDRDVASIFDPFGNATHTALQWDLLGEDVLITGAGPIGIMAAAICKHAGARHVVVTDVNDYRLDLAATMGATHIVNVAQTSIAQTQKTLGMREGFDVGLEMSGNPRAFADMIANMAHGGKISILGIPEAGMAIDWNTVVFNMLTIKGIYGREMYETWYKMASMVQSGLDLTPVITHRFGVDDYQQGFDAMLSGQCGKVILSW